In Falco rusticolus isolate bFalRus1 chromosome 7, bFalRus1.pri, whole genome shotgun sequence, the DNA window CTGCTAGGGTGATGCACCCTGAGCTGATTCAGCAGGGACCCCTGAGGCACCCTACCCCTTGTAAGCTTccatcagaaatacaaaatctgCCCGGTCCTGAGAGCCAAACACCTTAAGCCATGTTTTTCAGCCCAAATCACTCAACCACCACCATAACCTGCTCCCCACAAGCAGGGCATTTCAAAGAGTATCCATGATGATCAGGGCTGGTGCTTGGGGAACCACCTGCCTGGGCTTAatgaggagcagagggaagctggGACCCCTCTAGCCAAGAAAGAGCTTCACCTGGGGGAGTGCAAATGAGTTTGTGTGTTAATTGGGAGCAGCTGGAATGGAGCCaccccgccccctccccccgagataaaagcacagggctgggctgggggcttggTGCTCTCTTCTCCTTACGTGCTGCTAGGTAaggggtgctggtgggctggGAGGTCTTGCTGTCCCTGGTGAGGCTCTCTGGGGCAATGTTGGTGTTTTGGGTGGGGAATGCCTGAGCCCAAGGCTTgtcacagccctgctctgcactgtGAGCCTCCTGGGGGGGATGCTGAGACTTGGCACAAACTTCCTTGAGCTGGAGAAGTTGCTCAGTGCTGCTTGAGACCGGAGAGATGCTCTGATGAGGAACCTCCTGTCCCTGACTTGGGTGTGGGGGGTGCTCTGGGGACAGGCCAGTTACTGGGGAAGACTGGGATGGGGGGAGCCTGGAGGGACCCAGCCTAAAGCTCTTGCTGTACCTCTCTGCAGCTGACCTCTCCCCATGGCCTCTCCCAAGCAGGGCCAAGGGGCAAGACCACCAGACCCTGTGGATGTTGCTGCCTTACAGCCAAAAATGCTGCCCTGTGATGAGAGGGAAGGGGCTGTGaccctggctcctgctgcccgTGTGGCCACCACTGCTAGCAGGCTGCTGTGCAAAGCCTTCCTGGTGCTGGCCATCTGCTTGCCTGCCACCGCCCTCCTGTACAGCCTGGGGTCTCTGggtgccctgccccagcccaccctgggCTCCCTACCTCTTTCTCCCACTCAGCTGGGCTTGCCAGCCCCCCAGCGAGGGACAAGTGATGATCTGGTGACAGCATATGGGGACCCGCTCAATGAACCAGcgatgcagcagcagaggagggtgCTGGTGGGCTCTGTGGGCACCCCAGGTTGCTTCCCTGGACTTGAAGGAGATGTGACTCACTGTGCAGATGCTAAGGGATGGACCCTGGGGACACAgaccccagctcctgcctctccctcaACAGCTCGGACgtccccacagcagcctggaTCCAGGCATGGGGCAGGGCTCCGGCTGGGCACGGCACTGGCTGGGATGCTGTCCCCTGTGCGGTGGCTTGGCACAGAGGTGTCTGCTACCTCTGCTCAGCTCCTCCAGACCACGGGtgagcccagccctggctcacAGCATCACCTTGCTCCAGGAAGCCTCTGTGGCTCAGGACCAGGCTCACATGATGCACCACAGGTGCCTGTGGTGACCCAAGCCCCCCACCCTGGGCAGCCAGagggcacagcagagccctggAGCCCAGCGAGAAGCTCGGAGGGCAGCCCCCCCACGCAGGGTCACACAGCTGCCTGgatccctgctgcctccccagcacGGCTGCAGCCCCCCTCTCTGCCCATTGCTACCCCTGCCCCCTCCGTGGGGGCTGCGTGGCTGCGAGTGGTGCCCACCCAGCTGGTCTCACCTGGGGGGGGGCATGTTCCAGCTGATGTCCCGTCACTGTCAGCTCTGGGTACTGCCTCCCAGAGCCACAGCATGGCCAGCCAGCCCCGACGTGACCGGACCCCTGGGGCACCCCCTGACCCTCACTCTGTGTCCCATGGAGCAGATCTCCAGCTGACTGTGAGCTCTAAGCCTCCTGCTGTGGTGACAGCCACCAGTTTGTCATCTTTGGCACAAGCTGTGtcagcagcagaggctcccAGCAGCGTGCCTGCGTCTCATCAGTCTACAGCCAGTGGATTCTCTGATACCCAGCATGGAGCTTCAGTTGCCAGAGCCACCATGAGGAGCCACAATGGGCAGAAGGAAGAGGTGAGACCTGACCATGGTATGGGTGAGGACCacccctctgctcctcagctggggcccctgccagggctgccctcaGCTATGCCAACGGAAAGGATGCCCACATCAACTGAAATGCCTCCTGGCACTGTGTGGGTGCCCTCTGCTGTGACACCCGAGATGCTCTGGGACACATGGTCTGCTGGCACCTTCCTGCACAGCgaagctgctctgctggtggACACTGTCTTTACCGAGGCCCTGGGAAATGGGTCTGGACTCCTGGCCACTGTCTTGGCATCTCTTCCCAATGCTGTGTTGGCTCATGACAGCAGCCACCTGCAAGTGCTGgctcctttccttcccacagcagcacctgggggACCTGCTGTCACCTCAGGGAAACCAAGTGATGCGCCTCCCCTGCTGCAATGGCAGGCTCTGCCAACACCCACTGAAGCCcacccttcccctgctctgAGCTTGACCCCCAGCGCTGCAGGTCCTGCTGTGACTGGGGTGAGCTTGGTGGCTCCTGATGCCACCCCAGAGCCTGGAGTGACTGAAGCCCCCTGTGAGGACAGAGCTGCTATGgtgttttccctctctccaaGAGCTGTGGGTGTGACATGTGGCTCCCCCCTGGTGTCACCTACCCAGAGGCCATCTCTGGGTCCAGACCCCTTCCTCACAACAGCATCTGAGGATAGACCCAGCGTGGGGCAACGCCAGGCCATGAAGGTGGAAGAGAAGAGTGTGCTGCCTGGACAGTTGGCTGTGGCAGAAGAAGCTGGACACAGCGAGCTGCTTCTGACACCAGCAGGATCTCTGGGACCCACCCGTGTCAGCCCAGGCTCTGTACCCCCTGCCAGCTCTGAGGACCCCGCTCTGGAGCGTTGCTCTGAGCCGGTGCAGCACACCAGCACCACAAGCTTGGCCTCTCCATCTTACTTGCTGACTTCCACTGGAGCTGTGCAtgcagccagctccccaggAGCGACCCTTGGTGCTGAGTCTGTGTCCAGTCAATCTGTCAACTCCCTGCACCCCTCCACAGCCAGAGAGGATCtcgctgcagctgcaggagaggccTTCACCCCTGCTGAGCTGGTGACGGTGGGCAAACCTGGCTCCCTGAGTGCGaagccccctgcaccccaccccactgggCTCCCCTCTCCTGTGCACGTGCTGCCCTTGTGGTTCCGGCTGTTGGGCATTGCTTACACAGAGGCTCTGAGCAGCAGGGCTTCAGAGAGTTacctggagctggaggaagaagtgAGGCTGATGGTGagtgcaggagctggctggtggAGATGTTGGGTGCAGGGGGTGCAGCTGAGATGCTACTTCAGGAAGCCCTGCTGGGGCAAGGAGCCTGCAGGCTGCATCAGCCTAGGCATGGTGGGAACGAGTAAATCCCTGGCACTGCTTCACCTGAGCTGGACTGGGATGCTTGGTTTGAGGTGGGTCTGGGCTCcccttgctgctggcagctAGCAGGGCCGTAACACACCATGCTGGTGCTGGGGTATTCCCTCCTGGGTGCTGTTTCTAGGCTGATGGGAGCCCCGAGTATTGCAGCTTAGCCATGACCATctctgggggtgctggcaggcCCTATCCTGGGCAAATGGAGCTGAGTTCCCTCTGTATGCACCGCACACCTCCCGGTATGTGCCCCCTTAGCACAGGGGACCTTGTAAAAGCTGCTTGATTAATAGGTGCTTCTCTCCTCCAGCTAAAACAAATGCTGTCTGCCTATGAGACCTTCCTGCAGGCAAACATCCTCGCGTTCCTGTGAGTatgcagctctgccctgtggCAACAGATGGAGGGTGGTGGGTTTGGCTTGGAGGGAAGGGTTTGTCCACAAAATGTTCCAGAAGGATCTTGTGAGGGGCTATGCTCCCTCCTTAGGGCTGTCATCCCAAGGGATCCCTGGGTGAAAGTGTCTGAAGCTCCAGATAAAGCCACCTGACCCCTCTTTTGGGTGGGGTGTTAATGTGAGGATGGTGGGGCTCTTAAGCTGCTCCCAAAGGGGAGGTGGGCTGTCCATCATCTTGTCTTCCTCCCAGGAATGGCTCGGTGGTTGTGCAAGGGGAGGCTCTGTTCCGAGGGgatgctcctgctcccaccaaCTCCCACCTCATCCGGACAGTTGTCACAGAGGCGAGCAAGGGAAGGAGCATCTTCAGCTGGCATCTGGAGCCACAATCTGTCCAGTCCGGTGGTAAGCCATGGAGATCTTCCCACAatgaagctgctgctgtcaggtgCCCTCCCTGTACTTCTATAAAATCCAAAACTGGCCCAGTTTGGACTTAAGGCTTCATCTTCACTTATCCTTTTTCCTGACCCATGCTGGACCTGTGTGGTCCAGTGCTTCTGCTAAACTCTCTGGTTTCCCCTCCTTGGcctgcttctcctgccctgGGAGGTGGTGCATCCCAAGCCCTTACCACCACAAAGGTATTCACcttcccacagctgccctgctggcTTCCGTTTTCAGTGTGTGGTGGAGGGTGAGCTCAGGGCTGACCACCTAGGGCAGGTGGAGGAGCAGGTGTGAGCATAACTGTCTTCTGAACTTTCAggcttcagcctggagaaccTGGACTCGGAGAAGCTGTCCATCTCTTTCACTGTCTTCCAGCTTGCAAGGAACAGGACAGCCTCCCTGGAGAGGCTGGTAAGTGAGGTACGGTGAGCCTTGGTGGCATCTTCCGAAGGATGATGCTGGGAAAATGAGCATaagctggctgctgtgctgcctgcagggtggGGTAGCGTGCACCGAAGCAGAGGTGGGGTATGAGCTGTCCTCTCCATCTAGGTGACTCGGTCTCTCAGTGCCCTCTACCATGTGAGGAACTTCTCCATCACACAGCTCAGGTATGGGACACCACTACCCCTCTCCAAAGCGCTTCATTAAATTACCTTCACTACTCCTTGTGCATTCTGCAGCGAAttagctgtgctgcagagatgcagaggaTGAGTTGTGCTGCACTAGCAACCTGGGAGGGTGAtgtgcagctggcagcaaaTACTGTAACTGAGCATCTTCCCTGGGCCAAGTAGtcagagctgctggaagaagACTGGCAAGAGTTTGGCCCTGCCTTGCTTAGAGCCCTCCTCTCCCCTTAGAAACCTCAGTGGGGACCTGGAGATCACTGGAGACCTCTACCTCGACACGATTGTCCATGCTGATGTTGCAGGGGTTCTGCAAGCCTTGACAGCTCTTGCAACCTGCTCTGTGGACCTGACCACTCTCTCAGTGGAGGGTAAGGACAGTCCCTGTGTGTGGTAGGgcttgctgctggctctgctcacCTGGCACTTGTGTCTTGTCTCTTCAGGAGCCAGGCTTCACCTGCAGGTTTACCCGCTCTCCTTCCTCATCACCAACAGACACTTCAGTGAGGACCTTCTGAACCCGCTTGCTATAGAGCACCAGGAGCTCACCAGAGACCTTGCTGATGTGGTAGGCATGGCTAGTGGGAGGGGGTCAGGGTCCTCCCAGGGTACTGGGAAAGGAGGCTGGGGGCTTCTGGGAGAACAGGGGCTACTTTGGGGTTGTCCAAACCAGACCTTCAGTGGCCAGTACCTGCTGAAGACAGGTACCAAGGCTTTAGTGgcaagatgttttctttctgctgatggTGCTTCAATAGTTCAGGCCACCACAATGCATCCAGGGACCCAGAgggtgctgcaggacagcagctgccCTGTGTCCCTGCTGAAGGGAGCTGGGACAGCCACTAATGGCTGTGGAAGGGGTGGTCTGGCTGGGTGAAACACCCCTgaaggctggtggggagctgAGCAAAACCTCTCTTCCAGGTGGCGAGAGCCCTGAGGGACCACAGGAGCCTGCTGCAAGTGGTGATAAGAGGATTCCTGTGAGTGAGAGAAGAGGGTTTGCTGGGGCAGGCATGTACAgacctggggagggaggggaggtcTCCCTGCAGACACCAACCCCCAGGTTATGGCTGTCAGGTGTATCGCCTGACAGAAGGgtttgcagcaggcagctgtggtcAAGCATTTGCCCACTCTCAGGGGTGACCTGCCAGACCCCCAGGGATGTCCCTTCCATCCCAAAGAGCAGATGCAAAACCAGTGCCTCCCTGAATGGAGAGACATCCTCCTGGGGCCCCTCTGAGCAAAACCAGCTGGGAGTCTGGCTGTGCCATGtggccacagcccagcctgggggctgcagggtcaCTGGTGGgactggcagctgctggagctcttCCCAACCCTGTCCGCAGGCCTGGCTCCTTGATCTGCCATGGGGATGTGGTCTTCCAGCACCCTGCTCCGACCAGCCTGGAAGTTTTGGAGGCACTTGTGCTCTCAGTTGGGCCAAACAAGACTTTGGCTGGTTCAGCCTTCCAGGTGGACCCATACTCTCTTGCTGTGGGAGGTAAGCTTCCCTTGGGGTACAGGTGTACAAGCTTCACCAGCTTGTAGCTCTGTGCTCACAGTGTGAGCAGAGCAGACCCATTGTGCAAAGGGAGTGTGAGATGCCTTGCCTGGTGAGGTGACCCACTGGCAATGGCTGATCTGAAAGTACAATTCTAGTAACAACTGTgccctctgcacagcctggggcGCTGGACATGGACCATTTGCTGCATGCCGGCATAGGACAGGAGGGAAGGGTTATCTGGAAGGGGCATGGAGGGTGTCAAATGAGTTATTGGCATTTTATATATTGCCTCCTGTGTACTGAAGGAGAGTGGGTGGCTGCCACCTCATGGAAAGTCCCCATGTCCTGCAGGCTGTACTAACTGCTGTCCTCTCCTCCAGAGGACACCCTGGAGCCCCGGTTGCCAGAAACAGGCTTTCCAGACTATGGTGTGGTCATCGTGGTTGTGTGTAGTCTCTGTATCATTACTGCTGCCATCGTCTCGCTTCTGGTAAGGGTGATGTCTGCCTGGGGTGGACAGAAACAAGCCGGGGCAAAGCAGCCCTGGTGCCTGTGTGAggtgagcagggagcagagggactGATGTGGGGCCAGGCTTGGCTGCAGCCTCTGTGCTCTCCTCCCTAGTGTCTGGGGACCAAGAGGCTTGGCTGGACAGATGTGTCTGTCCTCTGGGACAGAAGAGACCCTGAAGTGGGGACCCAGACCCTGGAAATGGATAACCAAGTGTTCTGGGCATCCTCTGAACAGGTAAGTGGCCTCTACAGTCCCTTGAATTAGAATCTATACCTTGGACCTGGAGCCTTGAAgcacagctgctgttgctgcaagTCACGTCCCTCTTGTGCCTAGTGATGGCCATGGCAGGGGTTGGAGAAACCCCTGGAGGGAAGGAGACTTCACCCCTGCCCTTGCTGGAGGCAGGCACAGcaactttttcccctctcatcCACAGGACCCTGAGGATGTTCATACACACTGGCACAATCACTCTGTCTGCTGAGAGAAGATGTAGCTAAtgaggcagggaggtgggggggagcCTGAAGAGGGGTAGTGGGGGAGAGCTGCTGAGAAGCTATCCCTGCTCATTGGGTGGCAGCTGCCAAACACTCCCTGAGAAGGATGCATGTTCAGCTGTATAAAGAAATCACTTTTGTATGTTGAACTTCATTAAACTGTTTATAGAATTTCAAACCCAGCTGTGAATGGACTTTGCTTCTGTGGTGTAGGTGGTGGTGggcacccctgccctgggcttgCAAGGTTCAGGCTGCTgtttggagagggaaaaaaaaagtgtgctgaagaggaaaaactgctgctgaagcaggaCCAGGTGTAGGCTAGGtccatttctcctttctgaggCCCTGGATCCCTACTGTGCATGTGATAGCAGGGCCTTACTCACACCTCGGTCTCAAAGGGAACAAAACTTGAAAGATAAAACCTGTTGGCTAAGGGGGAGCACGCATCCAGTGGTATAACACCTTTATGTTGTCTAAATTGATGAAAAAGACTTGCTTATCAAAGTTATCCATACAAAAAGGCTATATAACTGCAAGGCTATAAAATCTTGACACAGGCAGCACTCAATGGAGCTCCCTCTCAGCCAGCCTGAGATTCCCTGCCATCACCATGCTGTGCTTTCCCTCAGAGCAGCTTGTATGtctatttactttcttttgcttttagctTACTATAATAAGCTGAGCTTCATCTTCTCCAGCACTTGACTAACCACTCTCTAGTGCTAGGGAGTTTAAAAGGCCAAGGAAATACACCCCTGGTGGGGTTGCTTTGGGGGAAATCAAGTGCTGGGCTGCTCCCTGGCTAAGAAGCCCTTCCTGCTCGGTGTGGGGTACTTTCCTTCATCCCAAAATGCAAAGCACCCTGTGATCAGAGCTCTCATTGCTGCCTACTTAATTACAAGCTAAAGtgtttccccccaaaaaaaccaaacttagGTGTGTTTTCCCTTCTTGCTGCATGTTTTTCCCCAGTGTATGGAGGCAGAAAGCAGGCTGTACATGAAGATACTCACTTCAGAAGGAAAtgtcagttgcttttttttattctataaTCAAGGATCATCCAGTCCCAAGGATCTCCAAGGCAGGCAAGGAAGAGCCTCTCTGCAGTGAGGGGCAGAGCTGACCTCATCCTGCCCTTGGGGCTCTTGTCCTTGCTTGCAGGCTGTATGGGGCGGTCCTGCGGGAGCAGGGAGCCTGCGTGTTGCTGGCAGGGACGTGCTGAgctcccctctccctttccaaGAGGAAGAGGAGCTAAAGCCAGCCCTCCCTTGTACTCTGCAAGACAAGGAATCCACGTAGTGCTCCGCAATTCCCACCCTCCCTTGCCAGCTTCTACCTGGAAGTGACCCACAAGCACGTTCCTCAGGGGGAAAAACCTGCTGCATTCCCCAAACTTTGAGAAAATCAGAGGGATGCCCAAAGGCACGGAgcaggtgctggtgctgcttgtCAGCTCACAGCTGTAGGGCTGGCTGCACAAAGCAAGGGGTGAGAACTTCCCCAGAACTGACACCTCCTCTCTTGGATGTCACCTACCCCCAGCAGGTGAGTGAAGGGTAATAAGCATAACCCAGAGCCTGACCAGCCTAACCAGACTAGTTCTGCTGCACTtaggaggaaaagaggaacCTATTCTACAGAAATCTCTTTAAATGCTGGTTTTCTAGAAGTGACACTTACCCGAAGGCGCAGGCAGGAATGAGCCGACCTGCAGTGATGAAAGCAAGCGTGCCAAAAAAGGGGGAATCCCAGCAAATGGGCTGAGTCAGCgggggaaaagcaaagcaggggaagaaaaaataatactccAACAGCAGTTGGAGGCCACCAGTGTGAACAaccagggctctgctgggcctgtggcagctgctgagTCCTTGCCTGATGCCCTTGAACCCCACAGTGTCCCGCTTGTTCCCGCTGCCGGGTGTCCCAGCTCTGCCCGACGGACCCTCAGCCCAGCATCGTCCCGCCCACGGGTGCTGGTGCCCGGGGAAGCCCCGGAGCGACGCGGGGCGGGCGGAGCCGGGGGCGGAGCCGCGGtgggcggggcgcggggctaGAGAGGAAGGGGCGGGGCTGTAGAGCGAGGGCGGAGCTGTAGGGCGAAGGGCGGGGCTGTAAAGCGAGGGCGGAGCTGTAGAGCGAGGGCGGAGCTGTAGGGCGAAGGGCGGGGCTGTAGGGCGAGGGGCGGGGCGCAGCGGCACCTCCCCGGGCCAGCGGTCGTCGCCGTGCTGCGGCCCTcggccccccggccctgccgcgACCCCCGGCGGAGCAGCGCTGCCCGCTGCAGCTCCCTCGGGGGCGCGCAGCACCGCTCCGGGGCAGCaccggggcggggccgcgccgcgggggcggggagaggcggggcggccgcccggTAGCTGTTCCGGGTCGCGGAGGCGGGTATCTGCAGCGGTACCTGGGACCGGCGGCGACAtggtggggagggggccggcggggccggcgcgggggggcgcggcggggctgcgaCGGGCTCTGACTGTGCCTTCCCCCCGCAGCGGTTCCGCTTCTGCGGGGACCTGGACTGCCCGGACTGGGTCCTGGCCGAGATCAGCACCCTGGCCAAAATCGTTAAGTGCCGCCCCTCCCTTCCCCGtgtccccctcccttccccgtgtccccctcccttccccgtgtccccctcccttccccgtGTCCCACTCCCTTCCCCGTGTCCCCCTCCCCTACCTGGGCACGGTGGTCACTTCTGTTTCTGCCCCCGCAGTCCTCAGTGAAGCTGAAGCTGATCTGCGCCCAGGTGCTGCGGGACCTGCTGGGGGAGGCCATCGAGGTGAGTGCGACCCCCCCGTGGGGGGGCCGGGATGGAGACAAAGCGTTGCAACACTATAAATGCATAATTAGCAATAGTACTGATTTTTGTAGTCTTAAGCCAGGCCTCGGTGTTGAGAACGCTGCCAGCCAGTACCAGTAGTAATAATATtaactattattattgttaacACAGAGGTGAGAGTGGTCAGCGCTGATGTGGGTGGGGAGGGCATTATGTGGCCATGTGGTACCTGATGCTGACGCTCTGCCCTCCCACAGTACGAGAAGATTCTGAAGCTGACCTCGGATGCCAAGTTGGGTGAGTGGTGCTGACTCACCCCCCAGGGAGCTGCATGCTGGTGACGGGCAGCAATGTGGCAGGGGCCCCATATGCCGAGGCGGTGGAGCTGACCTTCTGTCCTGCCTGCAGAGTCGGGGGATGTGAAGGCAACCATCGCCGTCCTCAGCTTCATCCTCTCCAGTGCCGCCAAGCACAATGTGGACAGCGAGTCCCTGTCaagtgagctgcagcagctggggctgcccaaagGTGGGGGACCCTCAGGGGGGACGTGCTagggctgagctggcagcttCTGGCACTGCGGCTTCACGCCCAGAGCCACTGTGTGCCATCTATCTCCCCTCTGTGCCATCTATCCCTAGGAGCTCCTCTGAGTGCTTTACTGGGGTTCAGCCAGGTGTGAGCAGGGGGTTTCTTGTCTTGTCTCTCCTCCCTGAGCAGAGCATGCCAGCGGGCTGTGCCGGTCCTACGAGGAGAAGCAGAGCTCCCTACAGGACAGCCTCAGGGCCTGTAGCCTGAGATGTGAGTGCAGCGTTGAGTCTTGCTGGGACatggggtttgggggttggggTCAGTCACCCTGCCCAGGGGTGCCAGGGTTCTGACACTGGCCACCCACCCACCCTAGTGAGCCAACTGGGCTCGGTGCGCTGGCGGGTGGATTACACTCTCAGCTCCAGCGAGCTGCGGGAGGTCAACGAGCCCCTTGTGCACCTGATCTTCAACGTGCGGGACAGGGAGCATGGGAAGACAGTGGCCATCCCCATGGCCCTCTCGGCTGACAAGTTccgggtgctgctggcaggtgaGACCAGAGgaggggtggcagcagggacccctggccctggggggctgggggggatgctggggggatTTTggtgcccggggggggggggcgggatgtTGGTGCTGGGGGGATGCTTGGACcagggggagatgctggggggatgctgtggggatTCTGGGATCAGGGGGAGATGCTGAGGGGATGCTTGGACCAGGGGAGGATGCTAGAGGATGCTGGGACCAGGGGGTGGTGCCGGGGCCAAGGAGAGAtgctgtggtgctggcagctcccccGCCACCTTGCTCCTCTCTCCTCAGAGCTGAAACAGGCGCAGGCCCTGATGAACACCCTTCTCTGAGGAGCTGAAAAGGAGCACCGACGCTGGATCGATCGCGAGGCCGGACTTGGTGCTCCCAGCTGGGCCTTGGCACCGccgggctggggagggggaggccgggggcAGCGTTCCCTGCCCGCGTACTTTAGacccccggggccgcccggggCAGCCTCAATAAAGGTGACGGTGACAAAGCCAAGCCGCCTCCCGCCTGTGTGTCCCCGCGGCGGCGCCTTGGGCCTTGcaggccgcggcggggccgtTGCCTGGGCGACGCGGTGGGACTACAGCTCCCGGCATGCCCCGCTCGCGGCGCAGCCAATgggaggcgggggcggggcggggcggcgggcccggTGTGGGGCCGGACCGGGCCGAGGCGGCGGGGCTGCTGCCGGGGATGCCCGAGTGCCCGGAGCTGCACCTGGCCGGGCGCTACATCAATGAAGCGTGCGGCGGGGTGGTGTTCTCGGGCGGCGTGGAGCGCTCGGCGGTGGGCAGGGGCCCGGAGGTGCCCTTCCGCAGCGAGGCCTACCGCATCTCGGCCACCTCCCGGGGCAAGGAGCTGCGGCTGACGCTGGCCCCGCTGGGCCCCGCCGCCACCCAGGATCTCGTCTTCCGCTTCGGTATGTCGGGGTCGTTCCGGCTGTGCCCCGCCGCCCAGCTCCCCCGCCATGCCCACCTCCGCTTCCTCACCCAGGAGAGCCCCCCGCGCGCCCTCTGCTTCGTCGACGCCCGCCGCTTCGGTTCCTGGCGCCTGGGTGACGCCTGGCAGCTGGGCCGCGGGCCCTGCGTCCTCTCCGAGTATCAGGCCTTCAGGTGAGCGTCCTCCCCTTCCCACGGCCGAGGGAAGGCCCCGCTGTGGTGGCTGCTCGTACCGCACAACAGCCATGCCCAGGGGAGCCTTCCTGATGCCCCGTGCTCTGTTGCAGGGAGAACGTGCTGAAGAACCTGGACGACA includes these proteins:
- the COMMD4 gene encoding COMM domain-containing protein 4, translating into MRFRFCGDLDCPDWVLAEISTLAKISSVKLKLICAQVLRDLLGEAIEYEKILKLTSDAKLESGDVKATIAVLSFILSSAAKHNVDSESLSSELQQLGLPKEHASGLCRSYEEKQSSLQDSLRACSLRLSQLGSVRWRVDYTLSSSELREVNEPLVHLIFNVRDREHGKTVAIPMALSADKFRVLLAELKQAQALMNTLL